GAGTATCTGATCGGCTCGCGAGGGTGACGATTTCAGCGACATTCGCGTGACGGCGATTTCACAACACTGCGTCAGTGCGTGCTGCGGCTAGATTCCGACCCATGCCTCAGGCCCAGAACGACTCGATAACCCTGGAATTCGACCACTTCGGCGATCGCTCCAACCCCGCTCTGTTGCTGATCATGGGCTTTGGTGCCCAGATGACGGCGTGGGACGAGCGCTTTTGCCGGATGCTCGCCGACGCGGGCTTGTTCGTGGTGCGATTCGACAACAGAGACTGCGGACTCAGCTCGAAGACCGCGGGTGATCCACCAGATCTCATGACGCTGATGGGGGCGGCCCTCATGGGCCAAGCGATCGGCGATGTGCCCTACACCCTGGCCGACATGGCAGCCGACGCCATGTCCGTCCTGGATGCCCTCGACATCGAACAGGCCCACGTGGCCGGGGCCTCAATGGGCGGGATGATCACCCAGCGAGTCGCCATCAACCACGCCGATCGCGTCTTGTCGATGACGTCGATCATGTCGACCACGGGTGATCGCTCGGTCGGCCAGGCCGACCCCGAGGCGATGGCGGCCCTGATAGCGCCTCCGCCAGCCGAGCGCGATGCCATAATCGAGCACGGCGTGAAGCTCACAAAGGTCATCTCGGGTCCGCTCTTCGACGAACAGAAGGCCCGCCGCCGCGCCATCGAGACCTACGAGCGATCGTTCTACCCCCAAGGGGCCCCGTTCCAGATGGCCGCCATCTTGTCCGACGGCGATCGCACCGAAGAGCTCAACCAGCTCGACGTGCCCGCTCTGGTGATCCACGGAGCCGCCGACCGCTTGATCACGCCATCGGGTGGCGAGGCCACAGCGGCCGCCATACCGGGCGCAACATTGCTGGTGCTCGACCAGATGGGCCACGACCTGCCCGAGCCGCTGTGGCCCCAGATGGTCGCAGCGATGGTCGAGGTAGCCGGCATCTAGCCGGCCAGGGGTGGGGGCTAGGCCGGTGTCAGCGTCGGCGCCGGCAGGTCGACCCCAAGCAGCTCGGCCACCCAGCGGGCCCACGCAGTGGCCGCAGGGCGCGCCGAGCACACCAGGTTCGACAGCGGCCGCACCGCGGGGTGTCCGCCTGCCACGAGCGCGAGTTGCCCGGTGGTGCGCGGGCTGCCGTGGTCGGCAGCCAGCTTGCTGGCTTCGGCCCCGAACGACTGGCCGGGCTGGCCCCACACGACGTGGTGCCGACGATCGAGCGACCGCACTCCCTCTATTCCCGGTATGGCCAGCAGCCGAGACTGTCTGACCTCGCCAACCACCAGCGCGGCCGTTCCCTGGTTCTCGACCTCGACCTCTTGGCCGTCTTCGGTCAGGTCGTGCAGGTGGGCGGTCAGGTCGATCGGAGCGTTGGGGCCGATGTCTTCCTGGTCGTGGTCGCTGACGACCATCACAACCGAGTCGTCCCAGCAGGGGCGCAGCAGCTCGAGGAGGCTGGCCAGCGAGGCGTCTGTAAGCCTGGCCTGGGCCAACGCTTCGGCGCTGTCGGCACCGAAATGGTGCCTGGCACCATCGACCGAGTCGAGCTGGACGAAGACGAAATCTGCCGATGCGACGTCGAGGCGCGACGCGGCGCCGACCACCTCGTCATCGGCGATGTAGCCCCCGATGTTGCGTCTGGTGCCCACAGGGATCGATGGTGTCGGCGGCCAGCAAGCGTCGGAACGCTGAGCCGCACAAACGCCTATCAGGTTGTGATCTCCCACCGCAGCGACCGACCGCAGGCCAGCCGCGTGGCAGGCGTCGAACAGTGTGCTGACCGGTTGCGTGTCATCAACGCCAACCGGGCCAGTCACAGCTGAGCTGACCCAGCGGCCGTCGACTCGAACCCGGTTGGTGATTACGCCGTGCTCGATCGTCGAAAGGCCGGTGACGAAGGTCGCGTGGTTGGGGTAGGTCGCACCCGTCAACTCGCCGATGCCGCCCTCTGGATTCCAGCCCCCCTCGTGGGCCAAAGACCACAACATCGGTGTGGTATCTGGCCCCACGGTGCGGCTCGAAAAGGCGTCCAGAACGATGAGCGCGACCTTCATGGTGCGAAGGTACGGTGTGGCAAGGCGGTTGCCCAGTCAGGTCGCCATACATTCACCTCGTCTTCAACCCGGCGAGCCTTCTCGTCACCGAGCCGACACGGCCACGGGCGAACCAAGTCGAGCTACAGTCGGGGCGTAAGGTGCTACCGAAAGGAGTTTGGCGGTGCCAAACGTGTTGGCTTACCACCGGCCCGCGAGCCTCGACGAGGCGGCGGGGCTGGCCAGCGGGCCAAATGCCAAGATCATCGGCGGCGGAACGGTTGCCGTACCCGCAGCGCGCAAGCCCTCCGACGAGGGTGTCGAGATAGTCGATCTGCAGGCTCTGGGGCTCGATGAGGTTCGCACCGACGGCGATCGCGTGAGCCTCGGAGCGATGGTGCGCCTCGGTGATCTGATGAACGACGCGTCTGTTCCGAGCGTGCTGCGCGACCTGGCCAGGCGTGAGCTCCCATCGGCTCTTCGCAACCAGGCCACCGTCGGGGGCACGGTTGCCCAGCGCGACGGCGAATCGGTTCTGCTGGCCGGCCTGCTGGCATTCGACGCAACCGTCGATGTGCACGGCGCCGGAACTGTGTCGTTGGCCGACTACTTGGCGCAGGCGCCTGCCGGCATCGTCACCGCCGTCAGCGTTGCCACCGCCGGAGCCGCAGCCGTCGAAGGTACCGGTCGCACGCCCGCCGACGTACCGATCGTCGCAGCGGTTGCCCGGGTGGCAGACGGCAACACCACTGTTGCGCTCACCGGCGTCGCCTCCTGTCCGGTGCTGGTCGACCCGTCCGACCCGGCCCAGGGGCTCGAACCACAGGCCGACTTCCGGGGAAGCGCCCAATACAGGCTCCACCTCGCCAAGACCCTCACAACTCGCGCAATCGCGGCAGCTCAGAGGTAGACCCATGCAGATCGAACTGAACCTCAACGGCAAGGCGACCTCGATCGAGTGTCAGCCCCACGACACCCTGTTGCGGGTACTCCGCGGCCAGGGCCTCGTCAGCGTTCGCTATGGCTCCGACACGGGCGAGACGGGCGCATCGGCGGTCTTGATCGACGGCAGGCTCGTCAACACCGACTGCATGCTCGCCGCCCAGGCCGACGGCCACGAAATAATCACCGTCGAGCACTTCAACGAACCCGAACTGACCCCGATCCAGGCCGCCTTTGCCGCCACGGGCGCCATGCAGTCTGGCTACTCGACCCCGGCGATGATCCTGGGGACGTGGGCGATGTTGCAGGCCAACCCCAACCCGTCCGAGGCCGACATCCGCGACATGCTCAGCGGCATCTTGGACCGCGAGACCGGCTATGTGAAGCCCGTCGAGGCCATCAAGCGGGCGGCCGCGCTGATGCGTGGCGAGACCACCGAACCCTTCGGAACAGTGCTGTTGCCGCCCCTCACCGATGGCAAGAACCCTGCCGACATGTCGGCGGTCGACGCCCTTCCCGATGTATCGCCGGCGCTTCCCAAGGTGATCCCGTCACGCGACGTGCCAGAGATGGCGGTGGTGGGTAAACCTGAAGTAAAGGTCGATGCCCTGAAGCTGGTGAAGGGCAACCCCGCCTTCACCGACGACTTCGAAGAGCGCGGTCAGCTGGTTGCCCGGGTGCTGCGCAGCCCTCACGCCCACGCCCGCATCCTCGACATAGACGACTCCAAGGCCAGGGCCCTGCCCGGTGTGCATGCGGTGTTGCACTACAAGAACACACCGCGGATCAAGTACGCGTCGGGTGGCCAGAGCTGGCCCAACCCCCACCCCCACGACCAGGTCAGCTTCGACAACAAGGTCCGCCACGTCGGCGACCGGGTCGCAGCCGTTGCCGCCGACACCCTCGAGATCGCCGACGAAGCGCTGCGCCTGATCGACGTCACCTATGAGGTGCTGCCGGCCGTGTTCGACGAGCTGGAGGCCATCAAGCCCGGCGCTCCGGTGATTCACGACGAAGAAGACACCACCGACATCCACGACCGCGAACGCAACGTCGTGCATCACATCAAGGCCGAGCGCGGCGATGTCGAAGCCGCCCTGGCCACCGCCGACCACGTGTTCGAGCAGACGTTCCGGGTGCATCAGGTGCAGCAGGTTCCGATCGAGAACCACATCGCCGTGGCCTGGCTCGACTCCGACGAGCGGATGGTGGTGCGCACTGCCACCCAGGTGCCGTTCCACGCCCGTCGCATGCTGGCGCCGCTGATCGGTCGCGAAATCAAGGACGTGCGGGTCATCAAGCCCCGCATCGGTGGCGGCTTCGGCGCCAAGCAGGAGATGCTGATCGAAGACATCGTCGCCC
Above is a genomic segment from Acidimicrobiales bacterium containing:
- a CDS encoding alkaline phosphatase family protein — encoded protein: MKVALIVLDAFSSRTVGPDTTPMLWSLAHEGGWNPEGGIGELTGATYPNHATFVTGLSTIEHGVITNRVRVDGRWVSSAVTGPVGVDDTQPVSTLFDACHAAGLRSVAAVGDHNLIGVCAAQRSDACWPPTPSIPVGTRRNIGGYIADDEVVGAASRLDVASADFVFVQLDSVDGARHHFGADSAEALAQARLTDASLASLLELLRPCWDDSVVMVVSDHDQEDIGPNAPIDLTAHLHDLTEDGQEVEVENQGTAALVVGEVRQSRLLAIPGIEGVRSLDRRHHVVWGQPGQSFGAEASKLAADHGSPRTTGQLALVAGGHPAVRPLSNLVCSARPAATAWARWVAELLGVDLPAPTLTPA
- a CDS encoding FAD binding domain-containing protein, with amino-acid sequence MPNVLAYHRPASLDEAAGLASGPNAKIIGGGTVAVPAARKPSDEGVEIVDLQALGLDEVRTDGDRVSLGAMVRLGDLMNDASVPSVLRDLARRELPSALRNQATVGGTVAQRDGESVLLAGLLAFDATVDVHGAGTVSLADYLAQAPAGIVTAVSVATAGAAAVEGTGRTPADVPIVAAVARVADGNTTVALTGVASCPVLVDPSDPAQGLEPQADFRGSAQYRLHLAKTLTTRAIAAAQR
- a CDS encoding alpha/beta hydrolase, yielding MPQAQNDSITLEFDHFGDRSNPALLLIMGFGAQMTAWDERFCRMLADAGLFVVRFDNRDCGLSSKTAGDPPDLMTLMGAALMGQAIGDVPYTLADMAADAMSVLDALDIEQAHVAGASMGGMITQRVAINHADRVLSMTSIMSTTGDRSVGQADPEAMAALIAPPPAERDAIIEHGVKLTKVISGPLFDEQKARRRAIETYERSFYPQGAPFQMAAILSDGDRTEELNQLDVPALVIHGAADRLITPSGGEATAAAIPGATLLVLDQMGHDLPEPLWPQMVAAMVEVAGI